The following proteins come from a genomic window of Brachyspira pilosicoli:
- a CDS encoding glycoside hydrolase family 99-like domain-containing protein, which produces MIPLIEIGNCLLKIDLFLVENNRVRVLIKIFNVITICVFFKNKTEDRYNNSDLIEYKDCITSIEEYIPFKPQYTEYKKLEKFKTDIKTIAWYLPQFHTFKENDKWWGKGFTEWTNVRKAKPLYEGHYQPRVPHKDLGYYDLSDINVMKKQAEIAKNYGVYGFCFYHYDFAGKRLMEKPVDNFLKDKSINFNFCLSFANENWTRAWDGLNNNILIKQNYSKKDDLRFIESLQKYFDDDRYIKIDGKPVFLVYRPLLFPDIKATTERWRNYQKQKTGKDLFLIFTRSLSKPIENAEHYGFDMYVDFSIHSVGYAKKVNTQYRTNSYKNWVENTINAKPINVRYKDLFLLWDNTARKKKNFNILENFSFDYYRKWLKYNIEYTRANFEEDKRLMFINAWNEWGEGTYLEPDEANGYTALDILAQELKID; this is translated from the coding sequence ATGATTCCTTTAATTGAGATTGGAAATTGCTTATTAAAAATTGATTTATTCTTAGTTGAAAATAATAGAGTAAGAGTATTAATAAAAATATTCAATGTTATTACAATATGTGTATTTTTTAAAAATAAAACAGAAGATAGATACAATAATAGTGATTTAATAGAATATAAAGATTGTATTACATCCATAGAAGAATATATACCTTTTAAGCCACAATATACAGAATATAAAAAATTAGAAAAATTTAAAACAGATATTAAAACTATAGCTTGGTACTTACCTCAATTTCATACATTTAAAGAAAATGATAAATGGTGGGGAAAAGGTTTCACAGAATGGACAAATGTTAGAAAGGCTAAACCACTATATGAAGGACATTATCAGCCAAGAGTTCCTCATAAAGATTTAGGTTATTATGATTTATCTGATATAAATGTAATGAAAAAACAAGCTGAAATAGCCAAGAACTATGGAGTATATGGCTTTTGTTTTTATCATTATGATTTTGCAGGTAAACGTTTAATGGAAAAACCTGTAGATAATTTTTTAAAAGATAAATCTATTAATTTTAATTTTTGTTTAAGTTTTGCTAATGAAAATTGGACTAGAGCTTGGGATGGTTTAAATAATAATATTCTAATTAAACAAAATTACTCAAAAAAAGACGATTTAAGGTTTATAGAAAGTCTGCAAAAATATTTTGATGATGATAGGTACATAAAAATAGATGGAAAACCTGTATTTTTAGTATATAGACCTTTATTATTTCCTGATATAAAAGCTACAACTGAAAGATGGAGAAATTATCAAAAACAAAAGACAGGTAAAGATTTATTTTTAATTTTTACCCGTAGTTTATCAAAACCTATTGAAAATGCTGAGCATTATGGTTTTGATATGTATGTAGACTTTTCAATACATTCTGTAGGATATGCCAAAAAAGTCAATACTCAATATCGTACCAATAGCTATAAAAATTGGGTAGAAAATACAATAAATGCAAAGCCTATAAATGTAAGATATAAAGACTTATTTCTATTATGGGATAATACTGCACGCAAAAAAAAGAATTTTAATATACTAGAAAATTTTAGTTTTGATTATTATAGAAAGTGGTTAAAATATAATATTGAATATACTCGAGCAAATTTCGAAGAAGATAAAAGACTCATGTTTATAAACGCTTGGAATGAATGGGGTGAAGGTACATATTTGGAGCCTGATGAAGCAAATGGATATACAGCATTAGATATTTTGGCTCAAGAACTCAAAATAGATTGA
- the rfbB gene encoding dTDP-glucose 4,6-dehydratase, with translation MRQFNNILITGGCGFIGANFIRYILQKTDYKGNIINIDALTYAGNRENLLDIEEKYKGRYFFEKANICDDKKIDEIFNKYKPDCIVHFAAESHVDRSIYGPKDFIETNIMGTFILLETARKLWEDNKENKLFHHISTDEVYGSLGETGYFYETTPYDPRSPYSSSKASSDHLVKAYYHTYNLPVTISNCSNNYGPYQFPEKLIPLMISNIVEEKDLPVYGDGKNIRDWIFVEDHNNAVLDIIYKGKIGETYNIGGENEITNIDMVNILCEKLAVKMNKEKDYYKKLIKFVKDRAGHDRRYAINCNKIKKELGWQRNYDFNTAIELTIDWYLNNKRWIDNIKSGEYKKWIELNYSSK, from the coding sequence ATGAGACAATTCAATAATATTTTAATAACAGGCGGATGCGGTTTCATTGGAGCTAATTTCATAAGATATATATTACAAAAAACTGACTATAAAGGCAACATTATAAATATAGATGCCTTAACTTATGCAGGTAACAGAGAAAATTTACTTGATATAGAAGAAAAATACAAAGGAAGATATTTCTTTGAAAAAGCAAATATTTGTGATGATAAAAAAATAGATGAAATATTTAATAAATACAAACCAGATTGTATAGTACATTTTGCAGCAGAAAGCCATGTAGACCGCTCAATATATGGCCCAAAAGATTTTATTGAAACTAATATAATGGGTACTTTTATTTTATTAGAAACAGCCCGTAAATTATGGGAAGACAACAAAGAAAATAAATTATTTCATCATATAAGTACAGATGAAGTTTACGGTTCATTAGGCGAAACTGGATATTTTTATGAAACAACACCTTATGACCCCAGAAGCCCTTACTCATCATCAAAAGCTTCAAGCGATCATCTTGTAAAAGCATATTATCATACATACAATTTACCTGTTACAATATCTAATTGCAGCAATAATTACGGTCCTTATCAATTCCCTGAAAAACTAATTCCTTTAATGATTTCTAATATAGTAGAAGAAAAAGATTTGCCTGTTTATGGCGATGGTAAAAACATAAGAGATTGGATATTTGTTGAAGATCATAATAATGCGGTACTTGATATCATATATAAAGGAAAGATAGGAGAAACTTATAATATCGGCGGAGAAAATGAGATTACTAATATTGATATGGTAAATATTTTATGCGAAAAATTAGCCGTTAAGATGAATAAAGAAAAAGATTATTATAAAAAACTTATTAAATTTGTAAAAGATAGAGCAGGACATGATAGAAGATATGCTATTAACTGCAATAAAATAAAAAAAGAATTGGGCTGGCAGAGAAATTATGATTTTAATACAGCAATAGAGCTTACTATAGATTGGTATTTAAATAATAAAAGATGGATAGATAATATTAAAAGCGGTGAATATAAAAAGTGGATTGAGCTAAATTACTCATCAAAATGA